One Miscanthus floridulus cultivar M001 chromosome 11, ASM1932011v1, whole genome shotgun sequence DNA window includes the following coding sequences:
- the LOC136491724 gene encoding uncharacterized protein, translated as MEQNRCDGFERRNHNNNNTMGSAAGHDEEEYAADTELDEELNGHRRIEQHRRRHETGPRRPRQEVRADDSFGKIKFTIPAFDGRYNPDMYLSWELAVDQKFTCHDFPEDKRVRAATSEFTDFASVWWSEYHRKNPNNTPTWDALKRVMRARFVPSYYSRDLLHKLQQLRQGSKSVEEYYQELQMGMLRCRLEENEDGAIARFMGGLNREIQDILAYKEYNSVNRLFHLACKAEREVQGRRASMRANIPAGRASPWTPSNAAAPSTRAPPQSSSTIKPRSSTTNSVPCPSEPTRGATATSAKSSSSVVSTGRTRDIQCLRCKGYGHVRKDCPSTRVMVVRADGGYSSASDFDEETYALLAANNVAEGDDFQQDEEHIGAEAAEHYESLVVQRVLSAQMERAEQNQRHTLFQTKCVIKERSCRVIIDGGSCNNLASAEMVKKLLLSTKPHPQPYYIQWLNSSGKVKVTRLVRVEFAIGSYHDSIDCDVVPMQACSMLLGRPWQFDKDSLHFGKTNQYSFVHNDKKIVLHPMSPEAILRDELARASKLKNQAVASENQIVANELEKHKKKSSKSVHHNKNEIKLKGSCYFATKSDLDEIDASTTVCYALVCKETLFSLEDTSISLPPAVTNLLQEYADVFPKEVPPGLPPIRGIEHQIDLIPGASLPNRAPYRTNPDETKEIQRQVQELLNKGYVRESLSPCAVPVLLVPKKDGSWRMCVDCRAINNITIRYRHPIPRLDDMLDELSGSIVFSKIDLRSGYHQIRMKLGDEWKTAFKTKFGLYEWLVMPFGLTNAPSTFMRLMNEVLRSFIGRFVVVYFDDILIYSRSLEEHLDHLRAVFNALRDAHLFGNLEKCTFCTDRVSFLGYVVTPQGIEVDQAKVEAIHSWPVPCTVTQVRSFLGLASFYRRFVKDFSTIAAPLHELTKKGATFTWAATQQDAFNTLKDKLTHAPLLQLPDFNKTFELECDASGIGLGGVLLQEGKPVAYFSEKLSGPSLNYSTYDKELLALVRTLETWQHYLWPKEFVIHSDHESLKHIRSQAKLNRRHAKWVEFIESFPYVIKHKKGKENIIADALSRRYTMLSQLDFKIFGLETIKEQYAHDNDFKDVLLNCQEGKTWNRFILTDGFVFRANKLCIPASSYVGKKKAVSKSQATFVDDESSLSVIENQEFVAMRAAQKSWPTPTTTED; from the coding sequence ATGGAACAGAATCGCTGTGATGGTTTCGAACgacgcaatcacaacaacaacaacaccatgggcagtgctgctggtcatgatgaagaagaatatgcagcGGACACTGAGCTTGATGAGGAGCTGAATGGTCATCGACGCATCGAACAACATCGCCGCCGCCATGAGACAGGTCCTCGCCGACCACGGCAAGAGGTACGTGCCGATGACTCATTTGGCAAGATTAAATTCACCATACCTGCTTTTGATGGGAGGTATAATCCTGATATGTACCTTAGTTGGGAATTAGCTGTTGATCAGAAATTTACTTgccatgatttccctgaggacaaacgtgttagggctgcaactagtgagtttactgactttgcctctgtttggtggtctgaataccatcgtaagaacccaaataacacaccaacttgggatgctttgaaacgggtcatgcgggccagatttgttccttcttattattcccgtgatcttttacataagttgcaacaattgaggcaaggatccaaatctgtagaagaatactatcaaGAGCTACAAATGGGTATGCTTCGTTGCAGGCTAGAGGAAAATGAGGATGGTGCCATAGCTAGATTTATGGGTGGGCTGAACCGGGAGATTCAGGATATTCTAGCTTATAAGGAATATAATTCTGTCAATCGTTTATTtcaccttgcttgtaaagctgaacgagaagtgcagggacgacgagctAGCATGAGGGCTAACATTCCTGCAGGTCGTGCTAGCCCATGGACACCCTCCAATGCTGCTGCACCGTCAACGCGTGCACCCCCACAATCTTCCTCGACCATCAAGCCACGCTCCTCTACAACAAATTCTGTACCATGCCCAAGTGAACCAACTAGAGGAGCAACGGCTACATCTGCCAAGAGTTCATCCTCGGTGGTATCCACGGGGAGAACAAGGGATATTCAGTGCCTACGCTGCAAAGGATATGGCCACGTACGCAAGGACTGCCCAAGCACACGTGTGATGGTTGTGCGAGCTGATGGTGggtattcctctgctagtgattttgatgaagaaacatatgctttgcttgctgctaacaatgtagcggaaggagatgatttccaacaagacgaagagcacattggggctgaagctgctgagcactatgagagcctcgtggtgcagcgggtgctaagtgcccaaatggagagggctgagcaaaatcagcgccacactttgtttcaaaccaagtgtgtgatcaaggaacgctcttgccgtgtgatcatagatggaggaagctgcaacaacttggcaagtgctgaaatggtgaagaagcttttgttgagcacaaaaccacacccgcagccttactacattcagtggcttaacagcagcggcaaggtgaaggtaacacgattggtaagggtagagtttgccattggttcttatcatgattccattgactgcgatgttgtgcctatgcaagcatgctctatgttgttaggtagaccatggcagtttgataaagattccttgcactttggtaaaacaaatcaatactcttttgtgcataatgacaagaagattgtgttgcaccccatgtcccctgaggctattctaagagatgaacttgctagagctagcaaacttaagaatcaggctgttgctagtgaaaatcagattgtcgctaatgaacttgagaaacataagaagaagtctagcaaatctgttcatcataataaaaatgagatcaagctgaaaggctcttgttactttgccaccaaatctgatttggatgagattgatgctagtactactgtttgctatgctttggtttgcaaagaaactttattttcactcgaagatacatctatttctttgcctcctgctgtcactaatcttttgcaggagtatgccgatgtttttccaaaggaggtaccaccggggctgccaccaattcgAGGGATTGAACACCAGATTGACCTCATCCCTGGGGCTTCCTTGCCTAATCGTGCGCCGTATAGGACCAACCCGGATGAGACAAAAGAGATTcagagacaagtacaagaattgctcaacaaaggttatgtgcgtgagtctcttagcccttgtgcCGTTCCCGtgcttttagttcctaagaaggatggatcatggcgcatgtgtgttgattgtagagcgataaacaacatcacaatcagatatcgtcatcctattccaaggttagatgatatgcttgatgaattgagtggctcaattgtgttctctaaaattgatttgcgtagtggttacCACCAAATTCGTatgaagctaggagatgaatggaaaacagcgtttaaaactaagtttggtttatatgaatggcttgtcatgccctttggattgactaatgcacccagcactttcatgagattaatgaacgaggttttacgCTCTTTTATTGGCAGATTCGTGGTGgtatactttgatgacatcttgatatatagtagatcattagaggaacatcttgatcatttgcgtgccgttttcaatgctctacgggatgcacacttgtttggcaatcttgagaagtgcaccttttgcacagatcgagtttcttttcttggatatgttgtgacaccgcagggaatcgaagttgatcaagccaaggttgagGCCATACACAGCTGGCCTGTTCCCTgcacggtcacacaagtgcggagttttctaggacttgCTAGTTTCTACCGtcgatttgtgaaggacttcagcaccattgcagccccgctgcatgaactcaccaagaagggtgcaaccttcacttgggctgcaacccaacaggatgctttcaacacgctcaaagataagttaactcatgcacctttactccaacttcctgatttcaacaaaacctttgagcttgaatgtgatgctagtggaattgggttGGGTGGTGTGCTGTTACAAGAGGGGAAACCTGTGGCGTATTTCAGTGAAAAGTTGAGtggccctagtttgaactattctacttatgataaggaattgcttgctctagttcggactttggaaacatggcagcattatttgtggcccaaagagtttgtcatacattctgatcatgaatctttgaaacacatccgtagtcaagcaaaactgaaccgtagacatgccaagtgggttgaattcatcgagtcctttccttatgtcatcaaacacaaaaaggggaaggaaaatataattgctgatgctttgtctagacgttaCACCATGCTTTCACAACTTGACTTTAAAATCTTTGGTTTGGAAACTATTAAGGAACAATATGCACATGACAATGATTTCAAAGATGTATTGCTGAATTGCCAAGAGGGGAAAACATGGAACAGATTCATCCTTACCGACGGGTTTgtctttagagctaacaagctatgcattccagctagctct